One stretch of Streptomyces agglomeratus DNA includes these proteins:
- a CDS encoding helix-turn-helix domain-containing protein, translating to MSHDQPQSGSEVPYLELLARGAAADAYERPVLVARADGAPPETLAALETAKMHALRVRAELEGRRRREAELSALYETAHDLAGLRDLDAVLAAIVQRARSLLGTEVAYLSLNDPVAGDTYMRVTEGSVSARFQQLRLGMGEGLGGLVAQTARPYATESYFDDPRFQHTWTIDSGVRDEGLVAILGVPLTLGSQVIGVLFAADRRARVFEREQIALLGSFAAHAAVAIDTANLLAETRSALAELEKANEIIRDRSGVIERASDVHDRLTELVLRGGGVPDVARAVSEVLHGNVDFRDADGEPAGAEGHAVRRGDDWVVSVSAGGEHLGALVLHGHPELDPVDQRTLERAAMVTSLLLLARRSAGEAEQRVRGELLDDLLDAPDRDPRLLRERAARLRADLDAPHVVLAARIEAPREASVERESADRRRLWSAGSHLAATGHGLAAARDGGTVLLLPLGSGGSAAALARQTAKHLSGALREPVTVGASGSVDAPSARPGAVAGAYEEARRCVDALRLLGRAGEGAAAEDFGFLGLLLADSRDGRSSGAIEGFVNRTIGEVVAYDRRRGTDLVRTLDAYFACGMSPARTKDALHVHVNTVAQRLDRIDRLLGADWQSPERALEVQLALRLHALSSAMTTRAAH from the coding sequence ATGTCCCACGATCAGCCACAGAGCGGCAGCGAAGTCCCGTACCTGGAACTTCTCGCGCGAGGGGCCGCCGCCGACGCCTACGAGCGGCCCGTGCTCGTGGCCCGCGCGGACGGTGCGCCGCCCGAGACGCTCGCCGCGCTCGAGACCGCGAAGATGCACGCGCTGCGGGTGCGCGCCGAACTGGAGGGCCGGCGTCGGCGCGAGGCCGAGCTGTCCGCGCTCTACGAGACCGCCCACGACCTCGCCGGGCTGCGCGACCTCGACGCCGTACTGGCGGCGATCGTGCAACGGGCGCGGTCGCTCCTGGGAACGGAGGTCGCGTACCTGAGCCTCAACGACCCGGTGGCGGGCGACACGTACATGCGGGTCACCGAAGGGTCGGTGTCGGCGCGCTTCCAGCAGCTGCGGCTCGGGATGGGCGAGGGACTCGGCGGACTCGTCGCGCAGACCGCCCGCCCCTACGCGACCGAGAGCTACTTCGACGATCCACGGTTTCAGCACACCTGGACGATCGATTCGGGCGTACGCGACGAAGGGCTCGTCGCGATCCTCGGCGTACCGCTCACGCTCGGCAGCCAGGTGATCGGTGTGCTCTTTGCCGCCGACCGCCGTGCCCGCGTGTTCGAGCGCGAGCAGATCGCGCTGCTCGGCTCGTTCGCCGCCCACGCCGCAGTCGCCATCGACACCGCAAACCTGCTGGCGGAGACGCGTTCGGCGCTCGCCGAACTGGAGAAGGCGAACGAGATCATTCGCGACCGCAGCGGCGTCATCGAGCGTGCCTCGGACGTGCACGACCGGCTCACCGAACTGGTGCTGCGCGGAGGAGGTGTCCCCGACGTGGCGCGCGCGGTGTCCGAAGTGCTGCACGGGAACGTCGATTTCCGGGACGCCGACGGGGAGCCCGCCGGCGCCGAGGGACATGCGGTACGGCGCGGCGACGACTGGGTGGTCAGCGTTTCGGCGGGCGGTGAACACCTCGGCGCACTCGTCCTGCACGGCCATCCCGAACTGGACCCCGTCGACCAGCGCACACTCGAACGCGCCGCCATGGTGACGTCGTTGCTGCTCCTCGCGAGGCGCTCGGCCGGCGAGGCCGAACAGCGCGTACGGGGGGAACTCCTCGACGACCTCCTCGACGCCCCCGACCGGGACCCCCGGCTGCTCCGCGAACGGGCCGCCCGGCTGCGCGCCGACCTCGACGCCCCCCACGTCGTGCTCGCCGCCCGCATCGAGGCTCCCCGGGAGGCCAGCGTCGAGCGGGAGAGCGCGGACCGCAGACGGCTCTGGTCCGCGGGCTCGCACCTGGCAGCCACTGGGCACGGCCTGGCGGCGGCCCGCGACGGTGGCACCGTCCTGCTGCTTCCGCTGGGCAGCGGAGGCAGTGCCGCGGCTCTCGCCCGCCAGACGGCGAAGCACCTGAGCGGCGCCCTGCGCGAGCCCGTCACAGTCGGCGCCTCGGGCTCTGTGGACGCGCCCTCCGCACGTCCCGGTGCGGTGGCGGGAGCGTACGAGGAGGCACGCCGCTGCGTCGACGCGCTGCGGCTGCTCGGCCGTGCCGGGGAAGGGGCGGCGGCGGAGGATTTCGGGTTCCTGGGCCTGCTGCTCGCGGACAGCCGGGACGGCCGTTCCTCGGGGGCCATCGAAGGGTTCGTGAACCGCACCATCGGCGAGGTCGTCGCGTACGACCGGCGCCGGGGAACCGATCTGGTGCGCACCCTGGACGCGTACTTCGCGTGCGGGATGAGCCCCGCACGCACCAAGGACGCGCTGCACGTCCACGTCAACACGGTGGCACAGCGCCTCGACCGGATCGACAGACTGCTGGGTGCGGACTGGCAGTCGCCGGAGCGTGCCCTGGAGGTCCAGTTGGCGCTGCGGCTGCACGCTCTGTCGTCGGCGATGACCACTCGCGCGGCACACTGA
- a CDS encoding MFS transporter encodes MAAPSTAPPAPSTLKRIVAASLIGTTIEWYDFFLYGSAAALVFNKLFFPGSDPLVGTLLSFLTYAVGFAARPLGALVFGHYGDRLGRKKLLVLSLLLMGGATFAIGLLPTHSTIGSAAPVLLTVLRLVQGFALGGEWGGAVLLVSEHGDAKRRGFWASWPQTGAPAGQLLATGVLSALTALLSDSAFLAWGWRIPFLLSGVLVIVGLWIRLSVDESPVFKAALAQAEARKSASAVAEKMPLVAVLRHHWRDVLVAMGARMAENISYYVITAFILVYATTEAQLSKQTALNAVLIASAVHFAVIPAWGALSDRVGRRPVYLLGAVGVGLWMFPFFMLIDTKSFGSLLLAVTVGLVFHGAMYAPQAAFFSEMFATRMRYSGASIGAQFSSVAAGAPAPLIATALLADYGSSTPIALYVIAAALITVVAVGCAKETRHRDLGDIDAEPRAEEDAVVRAAGARTV; translated from the coding sequence ATGGCCGCCCCATCAACCGCTCCACCCGCGCCCAGCACCCTCAAGCGCATCGTCGCCGCGAGTCTCATCGGGACCACCATCGAGTGGTACGACTTCTTCTTGTACGGATCCGCCGCCGCGCTGGTCTTCAACAAGCTGTTCTTTCCCGGCTCCGACCCCCTCGTGGGCACCCTGCTCTCCTTCTTGACCTACGCCGTCGGCTTCGCCGCCAGGCCCCTGGGAGCGCTCGTCTTCGGGCACTACGGCGACCGGCTCGGCCGCAAGAAGCTGCTGGTGCTGAGCCTGCTGCTGATGGGTGGCGCCACCTTCGCCATCGGACTCCTGCCGACGCACTCCACCATCGGCTCCGCCGCGCCCGTCCTGCTCACCGTGCTGCGGCTCGTCCAGGGCTTCGCACTCGGCGGCGAGTGGGGCGGGGCGGTGCTGCTGGTGTCGGAGCACGGGGATGCCAAGCGGCGTGGCTTCTGGGCCTCGTGGCCGCAGACCGGGGCTCCCGCCGGGCAGTTGCTGGCCACCGGTGTGCTGTCCGCGTTGACCGCGCTGCTGTCGGACTCCGCCTTCCTGGCGTGGGGTTGGCGCATACCGTTCCTGCTGTCCGGTGTGCTCGTGATCGTCGGCCTGTGGATTCGTCTCTCTGTCGATGAATCACCCGTCTTCAAGGCCGCGTTGGCCCAGGCCGAGGCGCGTAAGAGCGCGTCGGCGGTCGCCGAGAAGATGCCGCTGGTCGCCGTCCTGCGTCACCACTGGCGCGATGTGCTGGTCGCGATGGGTGCCCGTATGGCGGAGAACATCAGCTACTACGTCATCACCGCTTTCATCCTCGTCTACGCCACCACAGAGGCGCAGCTGAGCAAGCAGACCGCGCTCAACGCGGTGCTGATCGCCTCCGCCGTCCACTTCGCAGTGATCCCGGCGTGGGGCGCCCTGTCGGACCGGGTCGGACGCAGGCCCGTCTATCTGCTCGGCGCGGTCGGGGTCGGCCTGTGGATGTTCCCGTTCTTCATGCTGATCGACACCAAGAGCTTCGGGAGCCTGCTCCTCGCCGTCACGGTCGGGCTGGTCTTCCACGGAGCGATGTACGCACCGCAGGCGGCCTTCTTCTCCGAGATGTTCGCGACCCGCATGCGCTACTCCGGTGCTTCGATCGGCGCGCAGTTCTCCTCGGTCGCGGCCGGCGCCCCCGCACCGCTGATCGCCACGGCGCTCCTCGCGGACTACGGCAGTTCCACGCCGATCGCCCTGTACGTCATCGCCGCCGCGCTCATCACGGTGGTCGCGGTCGGGTGCGCGAAAGAGACCCGGCACCGGGATCTGGGGGACATCGACGCGGAGCCGCGCGCGGAGGAGGACGCTGTCGTACGGGCCGCCGGCGCTCGCACCGTCTGA